A single Coffea eugenioides isolate CCC68of unplaced genomic scaffold, Ceug_1.0 ScVebR1_796;HRSCAF=1534, whole genome shotgun sequence DNA region contains:
- the LOC113758945 gene encoding uncharacterized protein LOC113758945: MTDLLARLVDQQGQIPSNQQRDPELEGTAHSWWNVVRAKWEKKQTPRTWLNFTREFNEKFLPPLIQEKRDDEFIKLRQGTSSVAEYETQLTRLSKFAPELVVSEQKRIKQFVQGLNVEIQKDSAAAQIDTFKDALEKAQRVEQARFQVWTFQTKRRGTSSSAPGRGDHNMPPPKFGRGAGGTRTAGTPRGGAPSRRAHSRRGQGQQRTISQGVPATTTRASCGYCGKLNHTKDTCWRKMRKCLRCGSFEHQIAACLVKNHDGNEGAQPEKSNPKQPTATGSRPKSSTRVFALDYQRAPESSEVVEGTIPVFHHLAKLLIDPGATHSFVNPAFMCGIAVNPVKLPYNLEVRTPIGDQSLITNMVYKNCEIWVGERKLVGDLISLNLKGYDVIIGMDLLARYNAQLNCKTKVEEFSIPGEATLRLDVRGRLAPSALVSGIRVRKLLSKGTQVYLAFLINTPKDKVKLEDVLVVNEFPYSFPTS; the protein is encoded by the exons ATGACTGATTTACTGGCCCGTTTGGTTGACCAGCAAGGTCAAATACCTAGTAACCAGCAAAGGGACCCTGAG TTAGAAGGTACGGCCcattcctggtggaacgtagtaAGAGCCAAGTGGGAAAAGAAGCAAACCCCACGTACTTGGTTAAACTTCACTAGGGAATTCAATGAGAAGTTCCTTCCGCCCTTAATCCAGGAGAAAAGAGATGACGAGTTTATTAAACTGCGCCAAGGCACTTCAagtgtggcggaatatgagaccCAGTTAACTCGACTCTCCAAGtttgctccagaattggtggtTAGTGAACAAAAGCGCATAAAGCAATTTGTACAAGGATTGAATgtggaaattcaaaaggattCAGCTGCTGCTCAAATCGACACTTTTAAAGATGCTCTTGAAAAAGCGCAACGAGTGGAGCAGGCCCGATTTCAAGTTTGGACCTTTCAAACTAAGAGGCGTGGTACATCTAGTAGTGCTCCTGGGCGAGGTGATCATAATATGCCACCTCCTAAGTTTGGAAGAGGTGCGGGTGGAACCCGAACTGCTGGGACACCGAGAGGAGGAGCTCCATCTAGAAGAGCTCACAGTAGAAGGGGACAGGGACAACAGAGGACTATCTCCCAAGGAGTTCCTGCGACCACTACTCGTGCAagctgtggatattgtggtaaGCTAAACCACACCAAGGACACTTGCTGGCGAAAAATGAGGAAGTGCCTCCGTTGTGGAAGTTTCGAGCATCAGATCGCTGCTTGCCTTGTTAAGAACCATGACGGGAACGAGGGTGCACAGCCGGAGAAGTCAAACCCTAAGCAACCAACCGCTACTGGAAGTAGACCAAAATCCTCTACTAGGGTTTTTGCCTTGGACTATCAACGAGCCCCTGAGTCATCTGaagtagtggaaggtacgatccctgtattccaccaCTTAGCTAAGCTTTTAATTGACCCTGGGGCGACCCATTCTTTTGTGAATCCTGCCTTTATGTGTGGTATTGCTGTGAATCCTGTTAAATTGCCCTACAATTTAGAAGTTAGAACACCCATTGGGGATcaaagcctaattaccaatatGGTTTATAAAAATTGCGAGATTTGGGTAGGAGAAAGGAAATTGGTGGGAGACTTGATAAGTTTAAACCTTAAGGGGTACGACGTGATTATAGGCATGGATTTGTTGgcccgttataatgctcaaTTGAACTGTAAAACTAAGGTGGAAGAATTCTCTATACCCGGAGAGGCAACTCTAAGACTGGATGTGAGAGGTAGGTTAGCCCCGTCTGCACTTGTTTCGGGAATTCGAGTTAGAAAGTTATTGAGTAAGGGGACGCAGGTTTACTTAGCCTTCTTAATTAATACTCCTAAAGATAAGGTGAAACTGGAGGATGTTTTAGTAGTGAATGAATTTCCTTATTCTTTCCCGACGAGTTGA